A region of Paenibacillus thiaminolyticus DNA encodes the following proteins:
- a CDS encoding SDR family NAD(P)-dependent oxidoreductase has product MSAANGNYEGTGLEIAVIGMAGRFPGAKNLAEFWANLRDGVESVTFFTDEELRDAGIGPELLEHPQYVKAKAMLEDVESFDAPFFNYTPREAELVDPQFRLFHECSWEALEDAGHTPDTDGKLIGVYAGASPNTYWVANQIMSAPHASDHFQILQLNNPSFTTRISYKLNLKGPSVSVQTACSTSLVSIHLACQGLLGGECDLALAGGVSINLPRITGYLYQEGMIQSPDGHCRPFDEGANGTLFGDGIGIVVLKRLADALADGDTIHAIIKGSAINNDGSRKVGYTAPSTNGQVEVIRAAHHMAEVHPESIGYIEAHGTGTALGDPIEVEALQLAFATEKTGFCQIGSLKSNIGHLDAAAGVAGFIKAVLALKHKQIPPSLHVKNPNPKIDFARSPFTVNTKLTRWNRAGGPLRAGVSSFGIGGTNAHIILEEAPPAAAGSEGRDMKLLVLSAETEDGLERATRNLGEFLRDHPETSLADAAYTLHTGRKRFRFRRALVCSDVREAIACLDDPANGKVHTGESELDQARVIFLFPGQGSQYVNMGLDLYRKEPLFRAEMDRCCEIIAAAGGPDPRELLYLEEGRAASLSAADRINRTEAAQPALFAFEYALAKLLMSWGIQPHAMMGHSIGEYTAACLSGVLSLQDALELVTLRGKLMQSLPAGEMLSVSLSEESLSALLPPELALAAVNGPEQCVVSGPPAAIASFAAALSERQVAHRKLHTSHAFHSAMMEPILAPYADKVKQIALSAPTIPYISNVTGSWMTAEDAADPGYWTRHARGTVRFADGAAKLLQEKQAVFVEVGPGNALSSFVRKMQAQAKAGGGHEAHHLIRHPQEQAADDAYLLEKIGKLWIAGVRIDWTEYYASERRRRIALPTYPFERRRYSVDGMRLAAGGLRRAAAVREGVIPEDSIREGALPGAGSGREAAARGGATARPVSASSIEHMIADTVQRHFGFSDLGMNDNFFDIGASSLDISQLADKLAGTLGKDIPVVALYSYPTVRTLAAFLRDDGLHTPTEEAEAQNEERRRAIEEGLARTERMRSASLQERMPVEQGERRESGSSASGESGLDIAVIGMAARFPGADNLDEFWRNLRDGVESITFFTGEELLQEGVDPALVSHPSYVKAKGILNGIDQFDAAFFGYSPREAELMDPQLRLFHECAWEALESAGYNPDAYPGLIGVYAGATPNLEWVSRFAGGLGGTERFSAMLLNDREFFSTQLSYKLNLRGPSISMQTACSTSLVNIALAAQGLLAGSCDIALAGGATVSVPHKQGYLYEDGMILSPDGHCRAFDEQAAGTVFGDGVGVVILKRLRDAIADGDIIHAVIKGFGLNNDGMRKVGFTAPSTKGQAEVIRAAHLMAGVEPESITYVEAHGTGTNMGDPIEIEALKEAFHTEETGFCRIGSVKSNVGHLNSAAGAAGFIKTVLAMKARQIPPTLHFEQENPKIDFANSPFVVNTALTPWESGRYPLRSGVSSFGIGGTNAHVVLEEAPVLEPSSEGRADKLLLVSARTATALKEATTRLAKFLTERPDINLSDTAYTLQAGRKAFEWRAAFVCGTAQEAAAILASPEPDRIAMAETGTQARSVVLLFPGQGSQYVNMGRGLYRDEPDFREEIDRCLALIQPHLALDLKAVLYPDEAGRGTREDELMLRTDIAQPLLFMVEYALAKLLMRWGVRPEAMMGHSIGEYVAACLAGVFTLEEALQLVALRGRLMQGMPAGAMLSVALPEAELRGMLPDRLALAAVNSTSLCVVAGESDEIDEFARLLEGKGCACRRLHTSHAFHSHMMDPILPEFADRVRSIRLKEPEIPFISNVSGTWITPEEATDPEYWVGHLRSAVRFADGLDELLSNPRAVFIEAGPGNALSTFVRKHLAASRERVAVNLLRHPQEGDSDSAYLLHKVGRLWLAGIDIDWAGFYAHERRRRVELPTYPMERQRYWLDEAQQPLAAGRPTGPRSGGKNPNMADWFYYPSWERTVLQEGSDKPDEDGKHEWLIFADGCGIADELAALVRKEGHRAVLVEAGPAFAKRDDDTFTLSPGSAEQYAQLLEDLRARELMPDRVVHLWNVTAADEELPDGNGSGAEAESERRQQELGYYSLIFLAQALRKQKESADVRIAVVSTDMQEVTGLERLSPGKITLLGPSIVIQQEYSGMRCVSIDIDAPTGSGHHRRTAERIAAELSVPASDRLIAYRGLYRWVQQYKPLALRQADPPAAPFRERGIYLITGGLGGIGMLTAEYLARHFRGRLILTGRSSFPAREEYGHWLAEHGEAHPISRKIKRVQQLEALGAEVTYIQADLSDEAQMNRVFEYMDAAYGCVNGVVQAAGLPGAESFRAIENIGGGQSDEQFRAKVQGLQTLSKLLAGREADVCILFSSIASVLGGLGFSAYSAANLYMDAFARRQNRAGGTRWLCVNWDAWEFWEQHSSTIGESLVELAILPAEAPDLFRYVYNPCGSSQVIVSTGDLDMRIDQWIRHAGKKQEEPAGSGASLGRPNLTNPYVAPRNRIEKAIADVWTRFFRMDEVGIHDNFFDLGASSLDMIQLTGKLNESLGESIAVVDLFTYPSIHALAQRLTRNGQDEAEEAELEQQLIGSVAKGKKRQQQQKEKRRKGEVLQ; this is encoded by the coding sequence ATGAGTGCTGCGAACGGAAATTACGAAGGAACCGGCCTGGAAATTGCCGTGATCGGCATGGCGGGACGATTCCCCGGAGCCAAGAACCTGGCCGAATTTTGGGCCAACTTGCGCGACGGCGTGGAATCGGTCACTTTCTTTACGGATGAAGAGCTAAGAGATGCGGGGATCGGGCCCGAGCTGCTCGAACATCCCCAGTACGTAAAGGCAAAGGCGATGCTGGAAGACGTGGAATCATTCGATGCGCCGTTTTTTAACTATACGCCGCGGGAAGCGGAGCTGGTTGATCCACAGTTCCGGCTCTTCCATGAATGCTCGTGGGAGGCGCTGGAGGACGCGGGGCACACGCCCGACACGGACGGAAAATTAATCGGCGTCTATGCGGGGGCCTCGCCCAATACCTATTGGGTCGCCAACCAGATTATGAGCGCACCCCATGCCAGCGATCATTTTCAAATCTTGCAATTGAACAATCCGTCGTTCACGACACGGATTTCCTATAAGTTGAATTTGAAAGGCCCGAGCGTGAGCGTGCAGACGGCCTGCTCCACCTCGCTCGTGTCGATTCACCTCGCATGTCAGGGATTGCTGGGGGGCGAATGCGATCTTGCTCTGGCCGGAGGCGTGTCGATCAATTTGCCGCGCATCACCGGATATCTGTATCAGGAAGGCATGATCCAGTCGCCGGACGGTCATTGCCGGCCCTTTGACGAAGGAGCCAACGGCACCTTGTTCGGAGACGGCATCGGGATCGTCGTGCTGAAGCGGCTGGCTGACGCCCTGGCCGACGGCGACACGATCCATGCCATCATCAAAGGCTCGGCGATCAACAATGACGGCAGCCGGAAGGTCGGCTACACGGCGCCAAGCACGAACGGCCAAGTCGAGGTAATCCGGGCCGCCCATCATATGGCCGAGGTGCATCCGGAGAGCATCGGCTATATCGAGGCGCACGGCACGGGGACGGCACTCGGCGATCCGATCGAGGTGGAGGCGCTGCAGCTTGCCTTCGCCACGGAGAAAACCGGCTTTTGCCAAATCGGATCGCTCAAATCCAATATCGGTCATCTCGATGCCGCCGCTGGGGTCGCCGGCTTCATCAAAGCCGTGCTGGCGCTCAAGCACAAGCAGATCCCGCCGAGCCTTCACGTTAAGAATCCGAATCCGAAAATCGACTTTGCCCGTTCGCCCTTCACCGTCAACACAAAGCTGACCCGCTGGAACAGAGCGGGCGGTCCGCTGCGGGCCGGAGTAAGCTCCTTCGGCATCGGGGGCACGAATGCGCACATCATCTTGGAGGAAGCGCCGCCAGCAGCTGCGGGATCCGAGGGACGGGACATGAAGCTGCTCGTGCTCTCTGCCGAGACGGAGGACGGCTTGGAACGCGCGACCCGCAACCTGGGCGAGTTCCTGCGCGACCACCCTGAGACATCATTGGCGGATGCGGCGTACACGCTGCACACGGGGCGCAAACGGTTCCGGTTCCGCCGCGCGCTGGTCTGCTCCGATGTCCGGGAAGCGATCGCATGTCTGGACGATCCCGCGAACGGCAAAGTACATACGGGCGAATCGGAGCTCGATCAGGCCCGCGTCATCTTCCTCTTTCCCGGGCAAGGCTCGCAGTATGTGAACATGGGGCTGGATTTGTACCGGAAGGAGCCGCTGTTCCGCGCGGAAATGGACCGCTGCTGCGAGATCATCGCCGCGGCGGGCGGTCCCGATCCAAGGGAACTGCTGTATTTGGAGGAAGGCCGTGCGGCAAGCCTGTCTGCGGCGGATCGCATCAACCGGACGGAAGCGGCGCAGCCGGCCTTGTTCGCTTTCGAATATGCGCTGGCCAAGCTGCTGATGTCGTGGGGTATCCAGCCGCACGCGATGATGGGCCACAGCATCGGCGAATATACGGCGGCGTGCCTGTCCGGGGTGCTATCGCTTCAGGATGCGCTGGAGTTGGTCACGCTGCGCGGGAAGCTGATGCAGAGCCTGCCGGCCGGCGAGATGCTGAGCGTCTCGCTCTCCGAGGAGAGCTTGAGCGCGCTCCTTCCGCCGGAATTGGCGCTGGCGGCTGTTAACGGGCCGGAGCAATGCGTCGTATCGGGTCCGCCCGCGGCGATCGCTTCGTTCGCGGCGGCGCTGTCCGAGAGGCAAGTGGCGCACCGGAAGCTTCATACTTCGCATGCGTTCCATTCGGCGATGATGGAGCCGATATTGGCGCCGTATGCGGACAAGGTGAAGCAGATCGCGCTGTCCGCGCCAACCATCCCGTACATATCCAATGTGACGGGAAGCTGGATGACGGCGGAGGACGCCGCCGATCCGGGTTACTGGACCCGGCACGCGCGGGGGACGGTCCGGTTCGCCGACGGAGCGGCGAAGCTGCTCCAGGAGAAGCAGGCCGTATTTGTCGAAGTCGGACCCGGCAATGCGCTCAGCAGCTTCGTCCGCAAAATGCAGGCACAGGCCAAAGCGGGCGGGGGGCATGAGGCGCATCATCTTATCCGTCATCCGCAGGAGCAAGCCGCGGATGATGCCTACTTGCTGGAGAAGATAGGCAAATTGTGGATTGCGGGCGTGCGGATCGATTGGACGGAGTACTATGCTTCGGAACGGCGCCGCCGGATAGCCTTGCCGACCTATCCGTTCGAACGCCGGCGCTATTCCGTGGACGGGATGAGACTGGCCGCGGGCGGCCTGCGGCGGGCAGCCGCTGTGCGGGAAGGAGTCATTCCGGAAGACTCCATACGGGAAGGAGCGCTGCCGGGAGCGGGAAGCGGGCGCGAAGCTGCCGCGCGGGGCGGCGCAACGGCCCGCCCGGTGTCGGCATCGTCCATCGAGCACATGATAGCGGATACGGTGCAGCGCCATTTCGGCTTTTCGGACCTCGGCATGAACGATAACTTTTTTGATATCGGAGCGAGCTCGCTCGATATTTCCCAGTTGGCCGACAAGCTGGCAGGGACGCTCGGCAAGGACATTCCCGTGGTCGCGCTGTATTCGTATCCGACCGTCCGCACGCTGGCGGCGTTCCTGCGGGATGATGGGCTGCACACGCCGACAGAGGAGGCGGAGGCGCAGAATGAAGAGCGCCGCCGCGCTATAGAAGAGGGACTGGCGCGGACCGAGCGGATGAGGTCGGCTTCGCTTCAGGAACGAATGCCGGTGGAGCAGGGCGAACGGCGGGAGAGCGGATCCTCCGCCTCCGGGGAGAGCGGGCTCGACATTGCCGTCATCGGCATGGCCGCCCGCTTCCCGGGCGCGGATAATCTCGATGAGTTCTGGCGCAATCTGCGCGACGGGGTCGAGTCGATTACGTTCTTCACCGGCGAGGAGCTGCTGCAGGAGGGCGTCGATCCGGCGCTCGTCTCCCACCCGTCTTATGTGAAAGCTAAGGGCATCCTGAATGGAATCGACCAATTCGATGCCGCCTTTTTCGGTTACTCGCCGCGGGAAGCCGAGCTGATGGACCCGCAGCTGCGGCTGTTCCACGAATGCGCGTGGGAAGCGCTGGAATCGGCCGGGTACAACCCGGACGCCTATCCGGGACTTATCGGCGTCTATGCGGGCGCGACCCCGAACTTAGAATGGGTCTCCCGCTTCGCCGGGGGCTTGGGCGGTACGGAGCGATTCAGCGCCATGCTGCTCAATGACCGGGAATTTTTCAGCACGCAGCTATCCTATAAGCTGAATCTCCGCGGACCGAGCATCTCTATGCAGACCGCCTGCTCGACTTCGCTGGTCAACATCGCGCTGGCCGCCCAGGGGCTATTGGCGGGGTCGTGCGATATCGCCTTGGCAGGCGGGGCCACCGTCAGCGTGCCTCACAAGCAAGGCTATCTGTACGAAGACGGCATGATTCTGTCGCCGGACGGGCACTGCCGCGCCTTCGACGAGCAGGCAGCGGGAACCGTCTTCGGAGACGGCGTCGGCGTCGTCATCCTGAAGCGGCTGCGCGACGCCATCGCGGACGGGGATATCATCCATGCCGTCATCAAGGGCTTCGGCCTGAACAATGACGGCATGCGCAAGGTGGGCTTCACCGCCCCGAGCACGAAGGGACAGGCCGAGGTTATCCGTGCGGCCCATCTGATGGCCGGAGTGGAGCCGGAGAGCATCACTTATGTCGAGGCTCACGGAACGGGCACGAATATGGGGGACCCGATCGAGATCGAGGCGTTGAAGGAGGCGTTCCATACCGAAGAAACGGGCTTTTGCCGCATCGGATCGGTCAAGTCCAACGTCGGGCATCTTAACAGCGCGGCCGGAGCGGCGGGCTTCATCAAGACGGTGCTGGCGATGAAGGCGAGGCAGATTCCGCCGACCCTGCATTTTGAACAGGAAAATCCAAAGATTGACTTCGCCAACAGCCCGTTTGTCGTCAACACCGCCCTGACGCCTTGGGAGAGCGGCCGCTATCCGCTGCGCTCCGGGGTCAGCTCGTTCGGAATCGGGGGCACCAATGCGCACGTCGTCCTGGAGGAGGCCCCGGTCTTGGAGCCATCGAGCGAAGGGCGAGCCGATAAATTGCTGCTGGTGTCGGCAAGAACGGCGACGGCTCTGAAGGAGGCGACAACGCGCTTGGCCAAGTTCCTGACGGAACGCCCGGATATCAATCTGTCGGATACGGCGTATACGCTGCAAGCAGGGCGGAAGGCTTTCGAATGGAGAGCCGCGTTCGTCTGCGGGACGGCGCAGGAAGCGGCCGCTATTCTGGCATCGCCCGAGCCTGACCGGATAGCGATGGCCGAGACGGGAACGCAAGCCCGCTCCGTCGTGCTCCTGTTCCCGGGGCAAGGCTCCCAATACGTCAACATGGGCCGCGGGCTGTACCGTGACGAGCCTGACTTCCGCGAGGAGATCGACCGCTGCCTCGCGCTCATTCAACCGCATCTGGCGCTAGACTTGAAGGCCGTGCTGTATCCGGACGAGGCAGGCCGCGGCACGCGGGAGGACGAGCTTATGCTGCGGACGGACATCGCGCAGCCGCTGCTGTTCATGGTCGAATATGCGCTTGCCAAGCTGCTGATGCGATGGGGCGTTCGCCCGGAGGCGATGATGGGACACAGCATCGGCGAGTATGTCGCCGCTTGCCTCGCGGGCGTGTTCACGCTGGAAGAAGCGCTGCAGCTTGTCGCGCTTCGCGGCCGGCTCATGCAGGGGATGCCTGCCGGAGCGATGCTCAGCGTAGCGCTGCCCGAGGCTGAATTGCGCGGCATGCTGCCGGACCGGCTTGCGCTGGCTGCCGTCAACAGCACGTCCTTATGCGTCGTCGCCGGGGAGTCGGACGAGATAGACGAATTTGCCCGGCTGCTGGAAGGCAAAGGCTGCGCATGCCGGCGTCTCCATACCTCCCATGCGTTCCATTCGCATATGATGGATCCGATTTTGCCGGAATTTGCAGACCGAGTGCGCTCGATCCGGCTGAAGGAACCGGAGATTCCTTTTATATCCAATGTGTCCGGCACGTGGATCACGCCGGAAGAAGCTACGGATCCCGAATACTGGGTCGGGCATTTGCGGTCGGCCGTGCGCTTCGCGGACGGGCTGGACGAACTGTTGAGCAATCCGCGCGCCGTATTCATCGAGGCGGGCCCGGGCAATGCGCTCAGCACGTTCGTACGCAAGCATCTCGCGGCTTCGCGGGAACGGGTCGCCGTCAATCTGCTGCGGCACCCTCAGGAAGGCGATTCGGATTCTGCTTACTTGCTTCACAAAGTCGGCCGCCTTTGGCTGGCCGGCATCGATATCGATTGGGCGGGCTTCTATGCGCATGAACGGCGGAGGCGCGTCGAGCTGCCGACCTATCCGATGGAGCGGCAGCGCTATTGGCTGGATGAGGCGCAGCAGCCGCTGGCAGCGGGGCGTCCAACCGGGCCGCGGAGCGGGGGCAAAAACCCGAACATGGCCGACTGGTTCTACTACCCTTCGTGGGAACGGACCGTGCTGCAGGAAGGATCGGACAAGCCGGACGAGGACGGGAAGCATGAATGGCTTATCTTCGCGGACGGCTGCGGAATTGCGGACGAACTGGCCGCGCTCGTGCGGAAGGAAGGACATCGGGCCGTCCTCGTGGAGGCAGGCCCCGCATTCGCGAAGCGCGATGACGATACGTTCACGCTGTCCCCTGGCTCGGCGGAGCAGTATGCGCAGCTATTGGAGGATCTGCGCGCCCGGGAGCTTATGCCGGATCGGGTCGTCCATTTATGGAATGTTACGGCCGCCGACGAGGAATTGCCGGATGGGAACGGTTCCGGAGCGGAGGCCGAGTCTGAACGACGTCAGCAAGAGCTCGGGTATTACAGCTTGATCTTCCTCGCGCAAGCGCTTCGCAAACAAAAGGAGTCTGCGGATGTCCGCATCGCGGTCGTGTCGACCGATATGCAGGAGGTAACGGGTCTGGAACGGCTGTCTCCCGGCAAAATAACGCTGCTGGGTCCAAGCATAGTCATCCAACAGGAATACAGCGGCATGAGATGCGTGAGCATCGATATCGATGCGCCGACAGGGAGCGGACATCACCGGCGAACCGCCGAGCGTATCGCGGCAGAGCTGTCGGTTCCGGCTTCGGATCGTCTGATCGCTTACCGCGGCCTATACCGTTGGGTGCAGCAGTATAAGCCGCTCGCTCTGCGCCAAGCAGATCCTCCGGCAGCGCCATTCCGGGAACGCGGCATCTACCTGATCACTGGCGGCCTCGGTGGAATCGGCATGCTGACGGCGGAGTATTTGGCGCGGCATTTCCGGGGGCGGCTTATTCTTACCGGGCGTTCCTCTTTCCCTGCGCGGGAGGAGTATGGCCATTGGCTGGCCGAACACGGCGAAGCGCATCCGATCTCTCGCAAAATCAAGCGGGTGCAGCAGTTGGAAGCGTTGGGGGCCGAGGTGACTTACATCCAGGCCGACCTGTCCGACGAAGCGCAGATGAACCGCGTCTTCGAATATATGGACGCCGCATACGGCTGCGTGAACGGAGTCGTGCAGGCAGCCGGGCTTCCCGGCGCAGAATCGTTCCGCGCGATCGAAAATATCGGCGGAGGCCAGTCGGACGAGCAGTTCCGGGCCAAAGTCCAAGGGCTGCAGACACTGTCGAAGCTGCTGGCCGGGAGAGAAGCGGATGTGTGCATTCTGTTCTCCTCCATCGCAAGTGTGCTCGGCGGGCTTGGCTTCAGCGCCTATTCGGCCGCGAATCTGTACATGGACGCCTTCGCCCGCAGACAGAATCGGGCAGGGGGGACGAGGTGGCTGTGCGTCAATTGGGATGCATGGGAGTTCTGGGAGCAGCACAGCTCCACCATTGGGGAATCGCTCGTCGAACTGGCGATATTGCCTGCCGAAGCGCCGGATCTGTTCCGGTACGTCTACAACCCTTGCGGCAGCAGCCAGGTTATCGTTTCCACCGGAGATCTGGACATGCGCATCGATCAATGGATTCGGCACGCAGGCAAGAAGCAGGAAGAACCGGCGGGAAGCGGCGCCTCGCTCGGCCGGCCGAATCTGACCAATCCGTATGTCGCGCCGCGCAACCGGATAGAGAAGGCGATCGCCGACGTGTGGACTCGGTTTTTCCGTATGGACGAAGTAGGCATCCATGATAACTTTTTTGACCTGGGGGCGAGCTCCCTCGACATGATCCAATTGACCGGAAAATTAAATGAATCGTTGGGCGAAAGCATCGCCGTCGTCGATTTGTTCACCTATCCCAGCATACATGCGCTCGCGCAGCGCCTGACCCGGAACGGACAGGACGAGGCGGAGGAAGCGGAGCTGGAGCAGCAGTTGATCGGTTCGGTGGCCAAAGGAAAGAAACGGCAGCAGCAGCAAAAAGAAAAAAGACGCAAAGGAGAGGTCTTGCAATGA